From Thermotoga sp. Ku-13t, the proteins below share one genomic window:
- a CDS encoding TIM barrel protein, whose product MYPWHDTFHMGLIHFMAYPNAKNEEEILSTVNMVLVDEFFQAIEVSALVEEDTLKKIGKMCEVARVELLIAAQPLVLSKKLNLNSLDEEERKVAVQEIKKAIDKAYTANAKAIAFLSGRMPERDRLEMAKERLIDSLCEICTYAKERSAQYGYTLAVNLEVFDYSIEKNALVGPAPIAFEIASKVRAFHDNFGLTIDLSHQPLVFEDSFYTLGLLSPFVTHIHVGNAVLEPGHPAYGDQHPRFGIKGGKNDVDELTYFLKALHKIGYFDKKVATEKPVISFEVKPLADEDSDLVVANAKRTFLTAYAKFLKEV is encoded by the coding sequence ATGTATCCCTGGCACGACACGTTCCACATGGGGCTGATACATTTCATGGCCTATCCTAACGCGAAGAACGAGGAAGAGATACTTTCAACGGTGAACATGGTGCTCGTCGATGAGTTTTTCCAGGCTATAGAGGTGAGTGCTCTCGTTGAGGAAGATACTTTGAAAAAGATCGGAAAGATGTGTGAGGTTGCCAGAGTAGAACTGCTCATCGCGGCACAGCCCCTCGTTCTCTCTAAGAAATTGAATTTGAATTCTCTCGACGAGGAAGAAAGAAAAGTCGCCGTACAGGAAATCAAAAAGGCGATCGACAAAGCCTACACGGCGAACGCTAAAGCGATAGCTTTTCTGAGTGGCAGGATGCCTGAAAGAGACAGGCTCGAGATGGCCAAAGAAAGGTTGATCGATTCTCTGTGTGAAATATGCACCTACGCGAAAGAAAGATCGGCGCAGTACGGCTACACGCTGGCTGTGAACCTCGAAGTGTTCGATTACTCGATCGAGAAGAACGCACTCGTAGGTCCCGCACCGATCGCCTTCGAGATAGCATCGAAGGTCAGAGCTTTCCATGACAACTTCGGTTTAACGATCGATCTTTCGCACCAGCCACTCGTGTTCGAAGATTCGTTCTACACGCTCGGATTGCTTTCACCTTTCGTGACGCACATCCACGTGGGCAACGCCGTACTCGAACCGGGCCATCCAGCTTACGGAGACCAGCATCCAAGATTCGGAATAAAAGGTGGAAAGAACGATGTGGATGAACTTACCTATTTCTTGAAAGCACTGCACAAAATCGGTTACTTCGATAAAAAGGTTGCCACAGAGAAGCCGGTGATATCCTTCGAGGTTAAACCTCTGGCAGATGAAGATTCCGATCTTGTGGTTGCGAACGCGAAGAGGACTTTCTTGACAGCCTATGCGAAATTTCTGAAGGAGGTTTGA
- a CDS encoding aldolase/citrate lyase family protein, with the protein MLRENRTKKLLKEGKHAIGIMVSEIRTPGIAQMLATAGFDFFVIDTEHSPFSLETVQDMVWAARAGGITPIVRVPTRYGHHNLSRPLDSGAEGLLIPQVQTREEVEQIIRATKYYPLGERGMALRRTPTGFASHKGEEVTRWANENTLIILQIESKEAIDHLEELIIPGVDACLIGPNDLSQSLGVPGDTKHPLVQEYIEKFVEKCLKLDVPCGIHLPSPEALQPWIEKGMKLLMCSSDINLIVDNGKRIVDALKQMIQRR; encoded by the coding sequence ATGCTTCGGGAGAACAGAACGAAAAAGCTATTGAAAGAAGGAAAACACGCGATAGGCATCATGGTGAGCGAGATAAGGACTCCCGGAATAGCTCAGATGCTGGCGACGGCGGGGTTCGATTTCTTCGTGATCGACACGGAACATTCCCCATTCAGTCTCGAAACCGTTCAGGACATGGTGTGGGCCGCGAGGGCCGGGGGCATAACTCCCATCGTGAGGGTGCCCACCAGGTACGGCCATCACAACCTCTCAAGGCCTCTTGACAGTGGCGCGGAGGGTTTGCTCATACCACAGGTTCAAACGCGCGAAGAAGTCGAACAGATAATCAGGGCGACCAAGTATTATCCTCTTGGTGAAAGGGGTATGGCGCTCAGGAGGACCCCCACAGGATTCGCTTCCCACAAGGGTGAGGAAGTGACTCGGTGGGCGAACGAGAACACGCTGATCATACTGCAGATAGAAAGCAAGGAAGCCATAGATCATCTTGAGGAACTCATCATTCCTGGGGTCGACGCGTGCCTCATAGGGCCAAACGATCTTTCTCAGAGTCTTGGTGTGCCTGGCGATACGAAACATCCACTCGTACAGGAGTACATAGAAAAGTTCGTTGAAAAGTGCTTGAAACTGGACGTTCCGTGTGGTATACATCTTCCTAGTCCGGAAGCTCTGCAGCCCTGGATCGAAAAGGGCATGAAGCTTCTGATGTGTTCGAGCGATATCAACCTGATCGTCGATAATGGCAAAAGGATCGTCGACGCGCTGAAACAGATGATTCAAAGGAGGTGA
- the dapA gene encoding 4-hydroxy-tetrahydrodipicolinate synthase, whose product MSFVPKGVIPAVVTPMNKDESINESAFRRLLNYLVDNGVHGVFIIGSQGEFYALTKEEKIRLMEIAVEEVNGRVPVYAGTGGITTREVIELNNAAEKIGVDAVSIITPYYISPSQEELYEHYVKIARATKLPVLLYNNPGRTGGVKLEPRTVERLAEIDNIVGIKDSSGDLTNTSDYIRRTRGKNFHVLAGRDTLILATLLYGGTGSIAATANVAPRLVASIYDYFVKGDLENAKRAQEELTPLRLAFELGTFPVVIKEALNMIGIEAGPARGPIKALSEEKKAELRKVLQNMKLL is encoded by the coding sequence ATGTCGTTCGTTCCGAAAGGAGTCATTCCGGCAGTCGTTACACCGATGAACAAAGACGAGAGCATCAACGAATCGGCGTTCAGAAGGCTTTTGAACTACCTTGTTGACAACGGCGTCCACGGGGTTTTCATCATAGGAAGCCAAGGAGAATTCTATGCACTGACGAAAGAAGAAAAGATCAGGCTCATGGAAATAGCTGTGGAAGAAGTGAACGGTCGAGTCCCCGTCTATGCGGGTACAGGTGGCATAACCACGCGTGAGGTCATCGAACTCAACAATGCCGCAGAAAAGATCGGAGTCGATGCGGTTTCGATCATCACGCCATACTACATCAGCCCATCTCAGGAAGAACTGTACGAACACTATGTGAAGATCGCCAGGGCCACGAAGCTTCCTGTGTTGCTGTACAACAATCCTGGAAGAACGGGCGGTGTGAAGCTTGAACCAAGGACGGTGGAAAGGCTCGCGGAGATAGACAACATCGTCGGTATAAAGGACAGCAGCGGCGATTTGACCAACACCAGCGATTACATAAGAAGGACCAGAGGCAAGAACTTCCACGTGCTCGCAGGCAGAGACACGCTCATACTTGCAACCCTTTTGTACGGCGGAACCGGTTCGATCGCGGCCACAGCGAACGTCGCACCGAGACTGGTTGCGAGCATATACGATTATTTTGTGAAGGGAGATCTCGAGAATGCAAAGCGTGCCCAGGAAGAACTCACACCGCTGAGGCTCGCCTTCGAACTTGGAACGTTCCCCGTGGTCATCAAGGAGGCGTTGAACATGATCGGTATCGAGGCGGGTCCAGCGCGTGGACCGATAAAGGCATTGAGCGAGGAGAAAAAAGCGGAGCTGAGGAAAGTTCTTCAGAACATGAAACTCCTGTGA
- a CDS encoding hydroxyacid dehydrogenase, with translation MKVMIVQPIHENGVKMLLNAGFEVIHASSPEPSVVAREIADCDGVIVRTAPFTAEIIRSAPKLKVIARHGVGVDNIDVEEASRHGIYVVNTPNANALSVAEATVAFILALAKKLKEMDAATRKGEFKIRDLFSTMDVDGKILGIIGLGRIGSLVAKKCQAAFSMKVLAFDPYIDPARASELGVELVSLERLLKESDFVTIHVPLTPETKAMIGEAQLRLMKPTAYIINMARGPIWDELAVLKAIEEGWIAGAATDVFVEEPPKPDHPFFKCEKILLTSHNAALTKECVIRMAEGAAQGVIEVLTGKRPSFPVNLDLLKKYGKI, from the coding sequence GTGATGATCGTTCAGCCAATCCACGAGAACGGTGTGAAAATGCTCCTGAACGCAGGTTTTGAGGTGATTCACGCGTCGAGTCCCGAACCGTCCGTCGTGGCGAGGGAGATCGCCGATTGCGACGGGGTCATCGTTAGAACAGCCCCTTTCACGGCCGAGATCATAAGAAGCGCCCCGAAACTCAAAGTCATCGCGAGACACGGCGTGGGAGTGGACAACATCGATGTTGAGGAAGCTTCCAGACACGGAATTTACGTCGTCAACACGCCGAACGCGAACGCACTCTCCGTGGCCGAGGCAACGGTCGCTTTCATACTCGCTCTGGCGAAGAAGCTCAAGGAGATGGATGCAGCCACGCGAAAAGGAGAATTCAAAATAAGGGACCTGTTCTCGACTATGGACGTTGATGGCAAGATTCTTGGAATAATCGGGCTCGGCAGGATAGGTTCGCTCGTCGCGAAGAAATGCCAGGCGGCTTTCTCCATGAAGGTTCTCGCTTTCGATCCTTACATCGACCCAGCCAGGGCGTCCGAGCTCGGCGTCGAGCTTGTTTCACTCGAGCGATTGCTGAAGGAATCTGATTTCGTCACGATTCATGTTCCTCTGACTCCAGAAACGAAAGCCATGATAGGTGAGGCACAGCTGCGTTTGATGAAACCGACAGCCTACATCATCAACATGGCGAGGGGCCCGATATGGGACGAGCTCGCTGTGTTGAAGGCCATTGAGGAAGGATGGATCGCTGGGGCAGCCACGGACGTGTTCGTTGAAGAGCCTCCAAAGCCCGATCATCCTTTCTTCAAATGCGAAAAGATCCTGCTCACTTCACACAACGCCGCGCTGACGAAAGAATGTGTCATTCGTATGGCCGAAGGTGCCGCCCAGGGTGTGATAGAGGTTCTGACGGGTAAAAGGCCGAGCTTTCCGGTGAATCTGGACCTGTTAAAGAAGTACGGAAAGATATGA